From the genome of Maniola jurtina chromosome 10, ilManJurt1.1, whole genome shotgun sequence, one region includes:
- the LOC123868825 gene encoding cysteine-rich and transmembrane domain-containing protein 1-like, with translation MGLCFSLDCGDCDLCCNPCCLALSACCLVPCLCPNACGNQQQPPPTVIVQQPPVVEQHPPPGYPYPPQGGYPGYPGYPPPGGYPPQGYPPQGGYPPMGCNISCRPCCCCCIPCLCCDCCGDPPRSNVVHHHVNVIQAPPAPTRNGRFEPPPAYR, from the exons ATGGGGCTGTGCTTTTCGCTTGACTGCGGGGATTGTGACTTGTGCTGCAACCCTTGTTGCCTCGCCCTGAGCGCCTGCTGTCTGGTGCCCTGCCTGTGTCCGAACGCTTGCGGCAACCAGCAACAACCGCCCCCGACCGTGATAGTTCAGCAGCCGCCCGTGGTAGAGCAGCACCCGCCTCCGGGCTACCCGTACCCTCCACAAGGCGGTTATCCCGGCTACCCAGGCTATCCCCCGCCAGGAGGATACCCTCCGCAAGGCTATCCTCCTCAAGGCGGATATCCTCC AATGGGCTGTAACATATCCTGTCGGccgtgctgctgctgctgcaTCCCGTGCCTGTGCTGCGACTGCTGCGGCGACCCTCCGCGCAGCAACGTGGTGCACCACCACGTCAACGTCATCCAAGCACCGCCCGCGCCGACCCGGAACGGGCGATTTGAACCACCGCCCGCGTATAGATAA
- the LOC123868823 gene encoding zyxin-like: MAYNPPPSGPPPYYGYPPPPSQAPGAFAYVPTPVMMPVFPPPPESHPSQPTYVTNYIYPPQPIPDPVVVVEQPEYPPELIDWVPTTPGEAHTLYGRAYPAGKEGWDGSPLWAIRSYHNGALVPGKLAVKHRAAYIPFAGREIPVHNFEVLCAPQHAVKWVPASNGQVPPEAIIAGNTINAEPLYVGRVRHRGSLTPGKVQPSHEVCYISFGGSEVPLRQYEILCRTNY, translated from the exons ATGGCATACA aTCCTCCTCCAAGTGGACCACCCCCTTACTATGGTTATCCGCCTCCCCCTAGTCAAGCCCCAGGTGCCTTCGCCTACGTGCCGACGCCTGTTATGATGCCAGTGTTTCCACCACCGCCAGAAAGTCACCCCTCGCAACCAACTTATGTGACAAATTACATATACCCACCGCAACCTATTCCCGATCCAGTCGTAGTTGTAGAAC AGCCTGAATATCCTCCAGAACTTATTGACTGGGTACCGACCACGCCCGGAGAAGCTCACACGCTATACGGTAGAGCGTACCCCGCAGGCAAGGAAGGTTGGGACGGAAGCCCCCTGTGGGCCATCCGATCTTATCACAATGGCGCCTTGGTGCCCGGCAAGCTGGCGGTCAAGCACCGTGCAGCGTACATACCATTTGCTGGTAGAGAAATACCGGTTCATAACTTTGAG GTGCTATGTGCCCCTCAGCACGCCGTAAAGTGGGTGCCTGCAAGTAACGGACAAGTTCCGCCTGAAGCCATCATAGCGGGCAACACCATTAACGCTGAGCCTCTCTACGTCGGTAGAGTACGGCACAGAGGTTCTCTAACCCCTGGCAAG GTTCAACCTAGCCATGAAGTTTGCTACATTTCTTTCGGCGGATCGGAAGTACCGCTGAGGCAGTACGAAATACTCTGCCgaacaaattattaa
- the LOC123868819 gene encoding uncharacterized protein LOC123868819 isoform X3 — MMTHHPWLEAIKGVQIYVWFSIESYVDGQIRQEVEKTDLLIIKNMIDFRCDSIRRRQLQLFQQVVNSNRLQFTACNLYRLNYATVLGTIMSVITYSIISIQLF; from the exons ATGatg acgCACCACCCCTGGTTAGAGGCCATAAAAGGCGTCCAAATATACGTCTGGTTCAGTATCGAATCTTACGTAGACGGTCAAATAAGACAAGAAGTTGAGAAGACGGATTTGTTGATAATCAAAAATATGATCGACTTCAGATGCG ATTCTATCAGAAGAAGACAACTACAGCTGTTCCAACAAGTTGTCAATTCAAACCGCTTGCAGTTCACGGCGTGTAATCTCTATCGTCTGAACTATGCGACGGTCCTCGGGACTATCATGAGCGTCATCACTTATAGCATTATATCCATTCAGTTGTTTTAA
- the LOC123868819 gene encoding uncharacterized protein LOC123868819 isoform X2, with the protein MMILLILWLMFTSAVTSITLISNEETHHPWLEAIKGVQIYVWFSIESYVDGQIRQEVEKTDLLIIKNMIDFRCDSIRRRQLQLFQQVVNSNRLQFTACNLYRLNYATVLGTIMSVITYSIISIQLF; encoded by the exons ATGatg atacTGCTAATACTCTGGTTAATGTTCACAAGCGCAGTTACATCTATTACCTTAATATCTAACGAGGAG acgCACCACCCCTGGTTAGAGGCCATAAAAGGCGTCCAAATATACGTCTGGTTCAGTATCGAATCTTACGTAGACGGTCAAATAAGACAAGAAGTTGAGAAGACGGATTTGTTGATAATCAAAAATATGATCGACTTCAGATGCG ATTCTATCAGAAGAAGACAACTACAGCTGTTCCAACAAGTTGTCAATTCAAACCGCTTGCAGTTCACGGCGTGTAATCTCTATCGTCTGAACTATGCGACGGTCCTCGGGACTATCATGAGCGTCATCACTTATAGCATTATATCCATTCAGTTGTTTTAA
- the LOC123868819 gene encoding uncharacterized protein LOC123868819 isoform X1, whose product MDSRFGAFVSALICELKSDFGSLFIFQILLILWLMFTSAVTSITLISNEETHHPWLEAIKGVQIYVWFSIESYVDGQIRQEVEKTDLLIIKNMIDFRCDSIRRRQLQLFQQVVNSNRLQFTACNLYRLNYATVLGTIMSVITYSIISIQLF is encoded by the exons ATGGACTCGAGGTTCGGTGCGTTTGTGTCTGCTTTAATTTGTGAATTAAAGTCCGATTTTGGAAgtctatttatttttcagatacTGCTAATACTCTGGTTAATGTTCACAAGCGCAGTTACATCTATTACCTTAATATCTAACGAGGAG acgCACCACCCCTGGTTAGAGGCCATAAAAGGCGTCCAAATATACGTCTGGTTCAGTATCGAATCTTACGTAGACGGTCAAATAAGACAAGAAGTTGAGAAGACGGATTTGTTGATAATCAAAAATATGATCGACTTCAGATGCG ATTCTATCAGAAGAAGACAACTACAGCTGTTCCAACAAGTTGTCAATTCAAACCGCTTGCAGTTCACGGCGTGTAATCTCTATCGTCTGAACTATGCGACGGTCCTCGGGACTATCATGAGCGTCATCACTTATAGCATTATATCCATTCAGTTGTTTTAA
- the LOC123868816 gene encoding uncharacterized protein LOC123868816 isoform X2 translates to MTDSSLDLHELEKLRSTSFHRESECPKPSIPEASHKWRLILEPALVGAMMAINLGQTSLQNFYLRTACHELNYTADICDRGVGEEFRAAEAGSQALVSSINVSRSFIGSLISTVVLLFVGPWSDCSGRRKPLLIVPLIGMCVMTTGVLLMLTFPGASTAQVLYVVQIPISMGGNFGLLLAASFSHIGDLCHASGRDVTRTMGTHRAAIQIAHVVGSVSGPLLYRHLGFYGVFPLVLLLQVASLIYVVLMVRDVNVNRDNKVMVLNWRLPLNAVQCLVRKREEHKRMVILLMLVVALGDRMLLLAEVLLAYMYYRYKFQWDDVLFGSFLAYRNTISFTGTLLILTVFKRRLRLSDELVGVLSCTSYIIATSSLIAATTTIFVFIIPIIGIISQGSQVVQRPLLNKQILPTEQECSDQTTTQ, encoded by the exons ATGACGGACAGTTCTCTTGATCTTCACGAGTTGGAAAAATTGAG ATCAACAAGTTTTCACAGGGAATCAGAATGTCCGAAACCAAGCATACCCGAAGCATCGCACAAGTGGCGATTAATTCTAGAGCCGGCACTCGTTGGTGCTATGATGGCCATCAATCTTGGGCAGACTTCGCTTCAGAATTTTTATTTGCGGACCGCATGCCATGAATTAAATTACACGGCCGATATATGCGACAGAGGAGTGGGTGAAGAATTCCGCGCGGCGGAG GCAGGCAGCCAAGCTTTGGTCTCCAGTATAAACGTGAGCCGAAGCTTCATAGGCTCCCTTATATCTACAGTTGTGCTCTTATTCGTTGGACCATGGAGTGACTGCAGTGGTAGAAGGAAACCACTGCTCATAGTACCTTTAATAGGAATGTGCGTGATGACCACAGGAGTATTGCTGATGCTTACATTTCCTGGCGCGAGTACAGCTCAGGTCCTTTATGTTGTACAAATCCCTATATCGATGGGTGGAAACTTTGGATTGTTGCTAGCAGCTTCGTTTAGTCATATTGGAGAC TTGTGTCACGCATCGGGACGCGACGTCACTCGCACGATGGGCACGCACCGCGCCGCCATACAGATCGCTCACGTGGTGGGCTCCGTGAGCGGGCCCCTTCTGTACCGCCACCTTGGATTCTACGGTGTGTTTCCTCTTGTTTTATTACTGCAG GTGGCATCTCTCATCTACGTGGTGCTCATGGTCAGAGACGTGAACGTGAACCGTGACAACAAAGTAATGGTTCTGAACTGGCGGTTGCCTTTAAATGCTGTACAATGCCTCGTGAGGAAAAGAGAAGAACATAAGAGGATGGTTATTTTACTGATGTTGGTAGTCGCGCTTGGAGACAGGATGTTACTATTAG CTGAGGTATTGCTCGCCTATATGTACTACCGTTACAAGTTCCAGTGGGACGACGTGTTATTTGGTTCATTTCTTGCCTACAGGAACACTATTAGCTTTACTG GTACATTACTAATTCTCACAGTATTTAAACGTCGTCTGCGCCTTTCCGACGAGCTGGTTGGAGTGCTGAGCTGCACATCCTACATCATTGCCACGAGCTCACTCATCGCTGCCACCACCACCATCTTCGTGTTCATAA TTCCAATCATCGGCATCATATCTCAGGGTTCGCAAGTCGTGCAACGACCCTTACTAAACAAGCAGATATTACCAACCGAACAAG AATGCAGCGACCAAACTACAACCCAATGA
- the LOC123868816 gene encoding proton-coupled folate transporter-like isoform X1, producing the protein MTDSSLDLHELEKLRSTSFHRESECPKPSIPEASHKWRLILEPALVGAMMAINLGQTSLQNFYLRTACHELNYTADICDRGVGEEFRAAEAGSQALVSSINVSRSFIGSLISTVVLLFVGPWSDCSGRRKPLLIVPLIGMCVMTTGVLLMLTFPGASTAQVLYVVQIPISMGGNFGLLLAASFSHIGDLCHASGRDVTRTMGTHRAAIQIAHVVGSVSGPLLYRHLGFYGVFPLVLLLQVASLIYVVLMVRDVNVNRDNKVMVLNWRLPLNAVQCLVRKREEHKRMVILLMLVVALGDRMLLLAEVLLAYMYYRYKFQWDDVLFGSFLAYRNTISFTGTLLILTVFKRRLRLSDELVGVLSCTSYIIATSSLIAATTTIFVFIIPIIGIISQGSQVVQRPLLNKQILPTEQGKIYSVLGALESATQTFSSPLYSLLYTKTVSSVPDAWLIPGIILAVIQLLSYLLTRRLQRITPSADIPEKNVPLHKFEASCDNTKEKDLKNKEVKRGLPTNS; encoded by the exons ATGACGGACAGTTCTCTTGATCTTCACGAGTTGGAAAAATTGAG ATCAACAAGTTTTCACAGGGAATCAGAATGTCCGAAACCAAGCATACCCGAAGCATCGCACAAGTGGCGATTAATTCTAGAGCCGGCACTCGTTGGTGCTATGATGGCCATCAATCTTGGGCAGACTTCGCTTCAGAATTTTTATTTGCGGACCGCATGCCATGAATTAAATTACACGGCCGATATATGCGACAGAGGAGTGGGTGAAGAATTCCGCGCGGCGGAG GCAGGCAGCCAAGCTTTGGTCTCCAGTATAAACGTGAGCCGAAGCTTCATAGGCTCCCTTATATCTACAGTTGTGCTCTTATTCGTTGGACCATGGAGTGACTGCAGTGGTAGAAGGAAACCACTGCTCATAGTACCTTTAATAGGAATGTGCGTGATGACCACAGGAGTATTGCTGATGCTTACATTTCCTGGCGCGAGTACAGCTCAGGTCCTTTATGTTGTACAAATCCCTATATCGATGGGTGGAAACTTTGGATTGTTGCTAGCAGCTTCGTTTAGTCATATTGGAGAC TTGTGTCACGCATCGGGACGCGACGTCACTCGCACGATGGGCACGCACCGCGCCGCCATACAGATCGCTCACGTGGTGGGCTCCGTGAGCGGGCCCCTTCTGTACCGCCACCTTGGATTCTACGGTGTGTTTCCTCTTGTTTTATTACTGCAG GTGGCATCTCTCATCTACGTGGTGCTCATGGTCAGAGACGTGAACGTGAACCGTGACAACAAAGTAATGGTTCTGAACTGGCGGTTGCCTTTAAATGCTGTACAATGCCTCGTGAGGAAAAGAGAAGAACATAAGAGGATGGTTATTTTACTGATGTTGGTAGTCGCGCTTGGAGACAGGATGTTACTATTAG CTGAGGTATTGCTCGCCTATATGTACTACCGTTACAAGTTCCAGTGGGACGACGTGTTATTTGGTTCATTTCTTGCCTACAGGAACACTATTAGCTTTACTG GTACATTACTAATTCTCACAGTATTTAAACGTCGTCTGCGCCTTTCCGACGAGCTGGTTGGAGTGCTGAGCTGCACATCCTACATCATTGCCACGAGCTCACTCATCGCTGCCACCACCACCATCTTCGTGTTCATAA TTCCAATCATCGGCATCATATCTCAGGGTTCGCAAGTCGTGCAACGACCCTTACTAAACAAGCAGATATTACCAACCGAACAAG GTAAAATCTATAGCGTATTGGGTGCCCTAGAATCCGCAACACAAACGTTTTCATCTCCACTGTACTCATTACTCTATACGAAAACTGTGTCATCCGTCCCCGACGCGTGGCTGATCCCCGGCATCATACTAGCCGTAATACAACTGCTTTCATACCTTCTAACTAGAAGACTGCAACGAATCACCCCTAGTGCTGATATTCCCGAGAAAAATGTACCTCTACACAAATTCGAGGCAAGCTGTGACAATACCAAAGAAAAAGATCTTAAAAACAAAGAAGTTAAAAGGGGATTGCCCACAAATTCCtaa